In one Geoglobus acetivorans genomic region, the following are encoded:
- a CDS encoding P-II family nitrogen regulator, whose amino-acid sequence MKMVVAIIRPERFEAVEDALAEKGYIGMTVTEVKGRGEQKGIKLQYRGTTIDVDLLQKIKLEIVVDDNDVDRVIEIICKNARTGKYGDGRIFVIPVEKSVRVRTGEVITSDS is encoded by the coding sequence ATGAAGATGGTTGTTGCAATCATAAGGCCTGAAAGATTTGAGGCTGTTGAAGATGCACTGGCAGAAAAGGGCTACATTGGGATGACTGTGACGGAGGTTAAGGGCAGAGGAGAGCAGAAGGGAATAAAACTTCAGTACCGAGGCACCACGATAGACGTAGATCTTCTCCAGAAAATAAAGCTGGAAATCGTGGTTGATGACAATGACGTGGACAGGGTTATCGAGATAATCTGCAAGAATGCAAGGACTGGCAAATACGGGGACGGAAGGATATTCGTGATCCCGGTGGAGAAATCAGTCAGAGTCAGGACCGGTGAAGTCATAACCTCTGACAGTTAG
- a CDS encoding ammonium transporter, whose amino-acid sequence MNSGDVAWILTSTALVMLMIPGVGLFYAGMVRKKNVVSMISLSIVSAILAGVIWVLYGYSLAFSGDVGGIIGDLGKSLLANVGLDGSDAIPEMLFMMFQMMFAGVTLAIITSAIAERIRFSAFVLFGVLWLTLVYIPFAHWLWGNGWLAGIGALDFAGGIVVHVSSGFGALALAFAVGKRYGYGEHPIEPHSIPLTLIGGSLLWFGWFGFNGGSALLADRIAVNAITVTFIASCFAGMTWMILSWMNGKPGSLGIITGVIAGLASITPAAGFVDVPGAIVIGILAGVICFMALEFRIKKGIDESLDAWAVHGVGGAMGSIAVGIFANPAISGYAGLLHGGFDLLLTQLLAVAVTAAYAFMVTFAIAKAVDYVVPLRVELEEEYVGLDISQHGEVGYA is encoded by the coding sequence ATGAACAGTGGAGATGTGGCGTGGATACTGACGTCTACAGCACTTGTAATGCTGATGATCCCTGGAGTGGGATTATTCTACGCCGGAATGGTGAGAAAGAAAAATGTAGTGTCAATGATCTCCTTGAGCATAGTCTCTGCAATCCTGGCTGGGGTAATATGGGTGCTGTACGGCTACTCTCTGGCGTTTTCGGGTGATGTCGGCGGGATCATTGGAGATCTTGGCAAATCACTGCTTGCAAATGTGGGTCTGGATGGCAGCGATGCAATACCTGAAATGCTGTTCATGATGTTTCAGATGATGTTTGCGGGAGTTACGCTGGCGATCATAACCTCAGCAATTGCTGAGAGGATCAGGTTTTCTGCATTCGTTCTCTTCGGGGTTCTCTGGCTGACTCTTGTTTACATCCCGTTTGCTCACTGGCTGTGGGGCAATGGGTGGCTTGCAGGCATTGGAGCGCTGGACTTTGCGGGCGGTATTGTGGTTCACGTGAGCTCAGGGTTTGGAGCCTTAGCTCTGGCATTTGCAGTTGGTAAAAGATACGGGTACGGGGAACATCCAATCGAGCCACACAGCATCCCGTTAACGCTGATAGGGGGATCGTTGCTGTGGTTTGGGTGGTTTGGTTTCAATGGGGGCAGCGCCCTGCTTGCTGACAGAATAGCCGTGAATGCCATAACTGTGACGTTCATCGCCTCATGCTTTGCGGGAATGACGTGGATGATCCTGAGCTGGATGAACGGTAAACCGGGAAGCTTGGGAATAATAACAGGTGTTATAGCAGGACTTGCGTCAATAACACCGGCTGCGGGATTCGTTGATGTTCCTGGGGCAATAGTGATCGGGATACTGGCGGGAGTGATATGCTTCATGGCACTGGAATTCAGAATAAAGAAGGGGATTGATGAGAGCCTTGATGCTTGGGCAGTTCACGGTGTTGGAGGTGCCATGGGGAGCATTGCGGTAGGCATATTTGCAAATCCGGCCATTTCAGGATATGCTGGCCTTCTTCACGGAGGCTTCGATCTGCTCCTGACCCAGTTGCTCGCAGTTGCGGTAACTGCAGCATATGCGTTCATGGTAACCTTTGCCATCGCCAAGGCGGTTGATTACGTGGTGCCGCTTAGGGTTGAGCTTGAGGAAGAGTACGTGGGCCTGGACATATCCCAGCACGGTGAGGTGGGTTACGCATGA
- the serA gene encoding phosphoglycerate dehydrogenase, with translation MRVLIASNIDSHAIERMEKEGLEVDVMPGLDEEELERIIENYDALVVRSSPKVTARIIDKAKKLKIIGRAGVGVDNIDVNYATQKGIVVVNAPGGNTVSTAELTIGMILAAARKIPQADKSVKEGRWERKKFVGKELRGKTIGIIGLGRIGYEVAKRARAFEMNVIAYDPYISEARAREVGVRVVDLDELVRNADIITVHVPKTKETENLIDEDEFEKMKDGVIVINCARGGIINEKALINALKSGKIYAAALDVYETEPPDFDSELFGFDNVVTTPHIGASTKEAQEIVGMIIAEDIINMLHGYPVKNAVNLPSLSPEDFEFLMPYLKLAEKMGKIAAARLSGNFERVKITYRGKLAGKDTSYLSRAVLKGLLEYILGPNINLVSAPPIAKERGIEVEESKIEKTDSYESIIEMEVLGRNGSIYIAGTSFGRDDYRVIRIDKYKVDFVPEGHYIISLHEDKPGVIGRVGTLFGRNSINIAGMIVGRHGNKPGGIQLMLLLVDDPPSDEVLEEMEKLDGILDATYICL, from the coding sequence ATGAGAGTTCTGATAGCAAGCAACATAGACAGCCACGCCATTGAGAGAATGGAAAAAGAAGGTCTTGAAGTTGATGTAATGCCGGGACTCGATGAGGAAGAGCTTGAAAGGATTATTGAGAATTATGATGCCCTTGTGGTCAGGAGTTCTCCAAAGGTTACGGCAAGGATAATTGACAAGGCGAAGAAGCTGAAGATAATTGGAAGGGCTGGAGTTGGCGTTGACAACATAGATGTGAACTACGCCACCCAGAAGGGGATCGTGGTGGTCAATGCTCCTGGAGGAAACACCGTTTCGACGGCAGAACTCACAATCGGTATGATACTTGCCGCTGCGAGAAAAATCCCTCAGGCTGATAAGAGTGTGAAGGAGGGAAGATGGGAGAGGAAGAAATTCGTTGGTAAGGAACTGAGGGGCAAAACAATAGGTATAATTGGGCTCGGAAGAATAGGATACGAGGTTGCCAAGAGGGCAAGGGCATTTGAGATGAATGTGATAGCTTATGACCCTTACATCTCCGAGGCGAGAGCAAGGGAGGTGGGTGTCAGGGTTGTTGATCTGGACGAGCTTGTCAGGAATGCCGACATCATCACGGTTCACGTCCCCAAGACCAAGGAGACCGAAAACCTGATTGATGAAGATGAATTCGAGAAAATGAAGGACGGAGTCATAGTCATCAACTGTGCCAGAGGAGGTATTATTAACGAAAAAGCGCTCATCAATGCCCTTAAAAGTGGCAAAATTTATGCAGCAGCACTTGATGTTTATGAAACCGAACCTCCTGACTTCGACAGTGAGCTTTTCGGCTTCGATAATGTTGTAACCACTCCCCATATTGGTGCCTCGACAAAGGAGGCTCAGGAAATCGTGGGTATGATCATTGCGGAGGACATAATAAACATGCTCCATGGTTACCCTGTAAAAAATGCGGTAAATCTTCCGTCCCTGAGCCCAGAGGATTTCGAATTCCTCATGCCATACCTCAAGCTTGCCGAGAAGATGGGTAAGATAGCAGCAGCAAGGCTTTCGGGCAACTTTGAAAGGGTCAAAATAACATATCGAGGAAAGCTCGCTGGGAAAGACACATCCTACCTGTCGAGGGCAGTACTCAAGGGTCTGCTGGAGTACATACTGGGTCCGAACATCAATCTGGTCTCCGCACCACCCATCGCCAAAGAGAGGGGCATAGAGGTGGAGGAAAGCAAAATAGAGAAGACCGATAGCTATGAGAGCATAATCGAGATGGAAGTTCTGGGACGAAACGGCTCCATCTACATTGCCGGAACGAGCTTTGGCAGGGACGATTACCGGGTTATAAGGATCGACAAGTACAAGGTGGATTTCGTGCCTGAGGGCCATTACATTATATCCCTTCACGAGGACAAACCTGGAGTCATCGGCAGGGTTGGAACTCTCTTTGGTAGGAACAGCATAAACATTGCTGGAATGATTGTTGGCAGGCATGGAAACAAGCCGGGCGGAATACAGCTGATGCTGCTTCTCGTGGATGACCCGCCATCAGACGAAGTTCTTGAGGAAATGGAAAAGCTTGATGGCATACTGGATGCGACATACATATGTCTCTGA
- a CDS encoding DUF2150 family protein, which yields MFYSEERLANWLERINSEKIDIETGEGIDVFDRMLEDYIIACRNLMRSIRAREITKKEAIALINESEKVLEQSFDFGDELKGELFEITKEQMKIVLEALKLVIEGKVSKKSFDKLLNEAFKKEHEGDIEGAFESVVKIAAKVLAGEEFPEDIEIPDEDLIVVGWLDAVDAINTINVLSEIDKSEIEDDVE from the coding sequence ATGTTCTACAGTGAAGAGAGACTCGCAAACTGGCTGGAGAGGATAAACTCAGAGAAAATCGACATTGAAACCGGTGAGGGTATAGACGTATTCGACAGAATGCTCGAGGATTACATCATCGCCTGCCGAAACCTGATGAGAAGCATCAGGGCAAGGGAAATAACCAAAAAAGAAGCCATAGCGCTCATCAACGAGAGTGAAAAGGTTCTTGAACAATCATTCGACTTCGGAGACGAGCTGAAGGGAGAGCTTTTTGAAATAACCAAAGAGCAGATGAAAATAGTTCTTGAGGCTCTCAAACTTGTTATTGAGGGCAAGGTTAGCAAAAAAAGCTTTGATAAGCTTTTGAATGAGGCATTTAAGAAAGAACATGAGGGTGACATCGAGGGAGCGTTTGAGAGCGTCGTGAAAATTGCGGCGAAGGTTCTCGCTGGTGAGGAATTTCCGGAGGATATAGAGATTCCTGATGAGGACCTCATCGTGGTTGGCTGGCTGGATGCAGTCGATGCAATAAACACGATAAATGTTCTCTCCGAGATTGATAAGAGTGAGATAGAGGACGATGTGGAATAA
- a CDS encoding SWIM zinc finger family protein — protein MWNKIRELKKFDKLDFSLYRFLIDNFGKRGDKAFFYVKEERVKKYRDFFVVVGNEEYIVDDEFCTCRDFQLNLKGLKPCAHIIAVHVARNIGNFDVVDAYYIDFTNMGRRIRI, from the coding sequence ATGTGGAATAAGATCAGAGAACTCAAAAAATTCGATAAACTTGATTTTTCTCTTTACCGGTTTTTGATCGATAATTTTGGGAAAAGGGGCGATAAGGCTTTTTTCTATGTTAAGGAGGAGAGGGTCAAGAAATACAGGGACTTCTTTGTTGTTGTCGGCAATGAGGAGTACATTGTGGATGATGAGTTCTGCACCTGCAGGGACTTTCAGCTCAATTTGAAGGGTCTTAAGCCATGCGCTCACATTATAGCCGTCCATGTTGCCAGAAATATTGGCAATTTCGATGTGGTGGATGCATACTACATCGACTTCAC